The Streptomyces sp. NBC_00440 genome contains a region encoding:
- a CDS encoding ABC transporter ATP-binding protein encodes MGIEVVVEGLTKSFGKQRIWQDVTLTLPAGEVSVMLGPSGTGKTVFLKSLIGLLKPERGSVLINGVDMVNSPERDIYETRKLFGLMFQDGALFGSMTLFDNVAFPLREHTRKKESEIRRIVMERMDMVGLLGAEEKLPGEISGGMRKRAGLARALVLDPQIILIDEPDSGLDPVRTSYISQLLIDLNAQFDATMLIVTHNLDIAATVPDNMGMLFLRNLVTFGPRELLLTSEEPVVAQFLSGRREGPIGMSEEKDAATLAAEQRSAAGSRPQAPRPIVPQLEPSEGLPERQAVLRRRERVLGMMAELPEAARTAILRSYAAPASGGGRP; translated from the coding sequence ATGGGAATCGAAGTAGTTGTTGAAGGGCTCACGAAGTCTTTCGGCAAGCAGAGAATCTGGCAGGACGTGACACTCACGCTCCCGGCCGGTGAAGTCAGTGTGATGCTCGGCCCTTCCGGCACCGGAAAGACCGTGTTCCTGAAGTCTCTGATCGGGCTGCTGAAACCCGAGCGGGGCAGCGTGCTCATCAACGGCGTCGACATGGTGAACAGCCCCGAGCGCGACATCTACGAGACCCGCAAGCTCTTCGGCCTGATGTTCCAGGACGGTGCACTCTTCGGATCGATGACCCTCTTCGACAACGTGGCCTTTCCGCTCCGGGAGCACACCAGGAAGAAGGAGTCCGAGATCCGCCGCATCGTCATGGAGCGGATGGACATGGTCGGCCTCCTGGGCGCGGAGGAGAAGCTGCCGGGGGAGATATCCGGCGGAATGCGCAAGCGCGCCGGTCTCGCGCGCGCCCTCGTACTCGACCCCCAGATCATCCTCATCGACGAACCGGACTCCGGACTCGACCCGGTCCGTACGTCGTACATCTCCCAGCTCCTCATCGATCTGAACGCGCAGTTCGACGCGACGATGCTGATCGTCACCCACAATCTCGACATCGCGGCCACCGTGCCCGACAACATGGGGATGCTCTTCCTGCGCAACCTGGTCACGTTCGGGCCCCGCGAACTGCTCCTCACCAGCGAGGAGCCGGTGGTCGCGCAGTTCCTGAGCGGCCGGCGCGAAGGGCCGATCGGGATGTCCGAGGAGAAGGACGCGGCGACCCTCGCGGCCGAGCAGCGCAGCGCGGCCGGCTCCCGCCCGCAGGCGCCGCGGCCCATCGTCCCGCAGCTCGAACCGTCCGAAGGGCTGCCCGAGCGCCAGGCGGTGCTGCGCCGCAGGGAACGCGTGCTGGGCATGATGGCGGAGCTGCCCGAAGCGGCGCGCACCGCCATCCTCAGGAGTTACGCGGCCCCGGCCTCCGGCGGTGGCCGGCCATGA
- a CDS encoding MlaE family ABC transporter permease: MTAQVPVRPSEPSADGGGGKAADYRQPRPPLRVLAPLRETGKLFALGATVTRAVFRRPFQVREFIEQFWFIASVTILPAALVSIPFGAVIALQVGSLTQQLGAQSFTGGASVLAVIQQASPLIVALLIAGAGGSAICADLGSRKIREELDAMEVMGVSPVQRLVVPRVLATMFVAVLLNGLVSVVGTLGGYFFNVILQHGTPGAYLSSFSALAQLPDLYISEVKALIFGFLAGIVAAYRGLNPRGGPKGVGDAVNQSVVITFMLLFFVNMVLTAVYLQIVPAKGS, translated from the coding sequence ATGACCGCACAGGTACCGGTCCGACCGTCCGAGCCGTCCGCGGACGGCGGCGGGGGCAAGGCCGCCGACTACCGGCAGCCCCGCCCGCCGCTGCGGGTGCTCGCCCCGCTGCGCGAGACCGGGAAGCTCTTCGCCCTCGGAGCCACCGTGACCCGGGCCGTCTTCCGAAGACCCTTCCAGGTGAGGGAGTTCATCGAGCAGTTCTGGTTCATCGCGAGCGTCACCATCCTGCCCGCCGCCCTGGTCTCGATCCCCTTCGGCGCGGTCATCGCCCTCCAGGTCGGCTCGCTCACCCAGCAGCTCGGCGCCCAGTCCTTCACCGGCGGAGCGAGCGTGCTCGCCGTCATCCAGCAGGCCAGCCCGCTGATCGTCGCGCTGCTCATCGCGGGCGCCGGCGGCTCGGCGATCTGCGCCGACCTCGGCTCCCGGAAGATCCGCGAGGAGCTGGACGCGATGGAGGTCATGGGCGTCTCACCCGTCCAGCGCCTCGTCGTCCCCCGGGTGCTCGCCACCATGTTCGTGGCGGTCCTGCTGAACGGACTGGTCTCGGTCGTCGGCACACTCGGCGGCTACTTCTTCAACGTGATCCTTCAGCACGGCACACCGGGCGCCTACCTCTCCAGTTTCTCCGCGCTCGCCCAGCTGCCCGACCTCTACATCAGCGAGGTCAAAGCGCTGATCTTCGGGTTCCTCGCGGGGATCGTCGCCGCCTACCGAGGTCTGAACCCCAGGGGCGGCCCCAAGGGCGTCGGCGACGCGGTCAACCAGTCCGTCGTCATCACCTTCATGCTGCTGTTCTTCGTGAACATGGTCCTCACGGCGGTCTATCTCCAGATCGTCCCCGCGAAGGGGAGCTGA
- a CDS encoding MlaE family ABC transporter permease, which yields MSMLGWLDRSGDQLVFYVRALIWVPRTLRRYIREVQRLLAEVAFGSGGLGVIGGTIGVMVGMTLFTGTVVGLQGYAALNQIGTAAFTGFISAYFNTREIAPLVAGLALSATVGAGFTAQLGAMRINEEVDALEAMGVRSMPYLVTTRIIAGVVAIIPLYAMGLLSSYVASRLVTVLFKGQSSGTYDHYFNLFLSPDDVLLSVLKVLIFSVLVILAHCYYGFRATGGPAGVGVAVGRSVRNAIVLISVTDFFLSLAIWGATTTVKVAG from the coding sequence ATGTCCATGCTCGGCTGGCTCGACCGCTCCGGCGACCAACTCGTCTTCTACGTACGGGCGCTCATCTGGGTCCCGCGCACCCTGCGCCGCTACATCAGAGAGGTCCAGCGGCTGCTCGCCGAGGTCGCCTTCGGCAGCGGGGGCCTCGGGGTGATCGGCGGCACCATCGGCGTGATGGTCGGCATGACCCTCTTCACGGGGACGGTCGTCGGCCTCCAGGGATACGCCGCGCTCAACCAGATCGGCACCGCCGCCTTCACCGGGTTCATCTCCGCGTACTTCAACACCCGCGAGATCGCCCCGCTGGTGGCCGGACTCGCCCTCTCCGCGACCGTCGGCGCGGGCTTCACCGCACAGCTCGGCGCGATGCGCATCAACGAGGAGGTGGACGCCCTCGAAGCGATGGGGGTGCGCTCCATGCCGTACCTCGTCACCACCCGGATCATCGCCGGGGTCGTCGCGATCATCCCGCTGTACGCGATGGGGCTGCTCAGCTCGTACGTCGCGTCCCGTCTGGTGACCGTCCTCTTCAAGGGGCAGTCGTCCGGCACCTACGACCACTACTTCAACCTGTTCCTCTCCCCGGACGACGTCCTGCTCTCGGTGCTCAAAGTGCTGATCTTCAGCGTGCTGGTGATCCTGGCCCACTGCTACTACGGGTTCCGCGCCACCGGCGGCCCCGCCGGGGTCGGGGTGGCGGTCGGCCGTTCGGTGCGCAACGCCATCGTGCTCATCAGCGTCACCGACTTCTTCCTCTCCCTCGCCATCTGGGGCGCCACCACGACGGTGAAGGTGGCCGGATGA
- a CDS encoding MCE family protein, translating into MNARTVRRRLAGVVFIVVPALLIWLSIAVYQKDFTDSATVRVDTDTVGSEMHLNADVKLRGVVIGQVRGISSDGGGARLTLAIQPDKLGQVPSDVTAQMLPTTLFGERYVALVPPAHASTRALKAGDTIPQDRSRNAIELEQVLDHVLPLLTAVEPQKLSATLTAVSQALSGRGQQLGDTFVTLDTYLRKLNPQLPTLNRDIAELVKVTKVYSDAAPDILSALTDFTTTSSTLAEKQAELAGLYGTTTRTAQDVTAFLQQNKDNIIRLSATGRPTLELLAKYAPEFPCILSTLAGFVPAMDKALGKGTDEPGLHVSLVSVPSLGKYTPGRDAPSYTASGGPHCYSVPYIGKTVPTAATGAKKSDSLGLPNSPQENQLVNELLAPGAKASAQSLPDWSSLLAGPVFRGAEVKLK; encoded by the coding sequence ATGAACGCGCGGACCGTACGGCGCAGGCTCGCCGGCGTGGTCTTCATCGTGGTCCCCGCCCTGCTGATCTGGCTGTCGATCGCCGTGTACCAGAAGGACTTCACCGACTCGGCGACGGTCCGGGTGGACACCGACACCGTCGGCAGCGAGATGCACCTCAACGCCGATGTGAAGCTGCGCGGTGTCGTCATCGGGCAGGTGCGCGGCATCAGCTCGGACGGCGGCGGCGCCCGGCTCACCCTCGCCATCCAGCCGGACAAGCTGGGCCAGGTCCCCTCCGACGTCACCGCGCAGATGCTGCCGACGACACTGTTCGGTGAGCGGTACGTCGCACTCGTACCCCCGGCCCACGCGTCCACCCGCGCGCTGAAGGCGGGCGACACCATCCCGCAGGACCGCTCGCGCAACGCCATCGAGCTGGAGCAGGTGCTCGACCATGTGCTGCCGCTGCTCACCGCGGTCGAGCCGCAGAAGCTCTCCGCCACGCTGACCGCCGTCTCGCAGGCCCTGAGCGGCCGGGGGCAGCAGCTCGGCGACACCTTCGTCACCCTCGACACCTACCTGAGGAAGCTCAACCCTCAACTGCCCACGCTCAACCGGGACATCGCGGAACTGGTGAAGGTCACCAAGGTCTACTCCGACGCGGCGCCCGACATCCTCAGCGCGCTCACCGACTTCACCACCACCAGCTCGACGCTCGCCGAGAAGCAGGCCGAACTGGCGGGCCTGTACGGCACCACCACCAGAACCGCCCAGGACGTCACGGCCTTCCTCCAGCAGAACAAGGACAACATCATCCGGCTCTCCGCGACCGGCCGGCCCACCCTGGAACTCCTCGCGAAGTACGCCCCCGAATTCCCCTGCATCCTGAGCACCCTGGCGGGCTTCGTCCCCGCCATGGACAAGGCACTCGGCAAGGGAACGGACGAGCCGGGACTGCATGTCAGCCTCGTCTCCGTCCCCTCACTCGGGAAGTACACACCGGGCCGGGACGCCCCGTCCTACACTGCGAGCGGCGGGCCGCACTGCTACTCCGTCCCCTACATCGGCAAGACCGTGCCGACCGCAGCCACCGGCGCGAAGAAGTCGGACAGCCTCGGGCTGCCCAACTCGCCCCAGGAGAACCAGCTCGTCAACGAACTCCTTGCCCCCGGCGCGAAGGCTTCGGCGCAGTCCCTTCCCGACTGGAGCAGCCTGCTGGCCGGCCCGGTCTTCCGCGGTGCGGAGGTGAAGCTCAAGTGA
- a CDS encoding MCE family protein: MKRRSLTAPLVKSLVFVLVTSLATVVLGLSIANTDVGDTVSYRARFTDATGLIAGDSVRIAGVKVGQVESVKVADRRLAEVRFAVDKGRALPASVTASIKYLNMVGQRYVDLEQGTGPVGKHFPPGDTIQLSHTTPALDLTELFNGFQPLLQGLAPAEMNQLANSIVQVLQGEGGTVDSLLQHVGSLTTTVAAKDKVIGQVIKNLNTVLTTVNDRESDFNDLVVTLQQLVTGFAGDRKPLGDAITAMGALTTSTAGLLQDGRAPLKKDISELGRVSKQLGDGTPQLQDFLRNTPAKMQAVTRLASYGSWLNLYLCEARVTGVTTSDGSKPPTGIAVTESRCQG, translated from the coding sequence GTGAAGCGCCGCAGCCTGACGGCTCCGCTCGTCAAGTCCCTGGTCTTCGTCCTGGTGACCTCGCTGGCCACCGTGGTACTCGGGCTGAGCATCGCCAACACGGATGTCGGCGACACCGTCTCCTACCGGGCGCGCTTCACCGACGCTACCGGGCTGATCGCCGGGGACAGCGTACGGATCGCCGGGGTGAAGGTCGGCCAGGTCGAGTCCGTGAAGGTCGCCGACCGGCGGCTCGCCGAGGTGCGCTTCGCGGTGGACAAGGGGCGCGCCCTGCCCGCTTCGGTGACCGCGTCGATCAAGTACCTCAACATGGTCGGCCAGCGGTACGTCGACCTGGAGCAGGGCACCGGGCCCGTCGGGAAGCACTTCCCGCCCGGCGACACCATCCAGCTCTCGCACACCACACCGGCCCTGGACCTCACCGAGCTGTTCAACGGGTTCCAGCCGCTCCTCCAGGGGCTGGCCCCGGCCGAGATGAACCAGCTCGCCAACTCCATCGTGCAGGTGCTCCAGGGCGAGGGCGGCACCGTCGACAGCCTGCTCCAGCACGTCGGATCGCTGACCACCACGGTCGCCGCCAAGGACAAGGTCATCGGCCAGGTCATCAAGAACCTCAACACGGTACTGACGACGGTCAACGACCGGGAGTCGGACTTCAACGACCTCGTCGTCACCCTCCAGCAGCTCGTCACCGGCTTCGCCGGGGACCGCAAGCCCCTCGGGGACGCGATCACCGCGATGGGCGCACTGACGACCTCGACCGCCGGACTGCTCCAGGACGGCCGGGCGCCGCTGAAGAAGGACATCAGCGAACTCGGCAGGGTGTCGAAGCAGTTGGGCGACGGCACCCCGCAGCTCCAGGACTTCCTGCGGAACACACCCGCCAAGATGCAGGCCGTCACCCGGCTCGCCTCCTACGGATCGTGGCTCAACCTCTATCTCTGCGAGGCCCGCGTGACGGGCGTGACCACATCGGACGGCAGCAAGCCGCCCACCGGCATCGCGGTCACCGAATCGAGGTGCCAGGGATGA
- a CDS encoding MCE family protein, producing MNAPRLRLPRLKPVRERNPVAVSVVGLLVLALIGLAAYRADSLPFIGGGTTYTADFTESAGIGPGDEVRIAGVRVGQVKAVALDGAKVKVTFKVKDAWVGNSSTAAIAIKTLLGDKYLALDPVGTGPQNPSDRIPLSRTTSPYDVTQAFSGLSDTIGDLDTKQLAKSFETISDTFKDSPPDVKNAATGLSALSRTVSQRDAELAKLLKGSKQLTKTLSDKNSSFDALLKDGNLLLGEIQNRRDSIRRLLTGTTDLGTELTGLVKDNNKQLKPTLTALDKVTAVLLKNRKSLDKALSLAGPYYRLVGNTLGNGRWFDSYICGLVPKNYLPAGTPPATGCVSPRQSQGSSR from the coding sequence ATGAACGCGCCCCGCCTGCGGCTCCCGCGGCTCAAGCCCGTACGGGAGCGCAACCCGGTCGCCGTGAGCGTGGTCGGACTGCTGGTGCTCGCCCTGATCGGGCTCGCCGCCTACCGCGCCGACTCGCTGCCCTTCATCGGCGGCGGCACCACGTACACCGCCGACTTCACCGAGTCGGCGGGGATCGGCCCCGGCGACGAGGTACGGATCGCCGGAGTCAGGGTCGGCCAGGTGAAAGCGGTCGCGCTCGACGGCGCCAAGGTGAAGGTGACCTTCAAGGTCAAGGACGCCTGGGTCGGGAACTCCAGCACGGCGGCCATCGCCATCAAGACGCTGCTCGGCGACAAGTACCTGGCACTCGACCCGGTCGGCACCGGGCCGCAGAACCCGTCGGACCGGATCCCGCTGAGCCGCACCACATCGCCGTACGACGTCACCCAGGCATTCAGCGGACTCAGCGACACCATCGGCGACCTCGACACCAAGCAGCTCGCGAAGAGCTTCGAGACGATCTCGGACACCTTCAAGGACTCGCCCCCCGACGTGAAGAACGCGGCGACCGGCCTCTCCGCGCTGTCGCGGACGGTCTCGCAGCGCGACGCCGAACTGGCCAAGCTGCTCAAGGGCAGCAAACAGCTCACCAAGACCCTCTCCGACAAGAACAGCAGCTTCGACGCCCTCCTCAAGGACGGCAACCTGCTGCTCGGCGAGATCCAGAACCGCCGGGACTCCATCCGCCGGCTGCTCACCGGCACCACCGACCTCGGTACGGAACTGACCGGTCTGGTCAAGGACAACAACAAACAGCTGAAGCCCACCCTGACCGCGCTCGACAAGGTCACGGCCGTCCTGCTGAAGAACCGCAAGAGCCTGGACAAGGCGCTGTCCCTGGCCGGTCCTTACTACCGGCTCGTCGGCAACACCCTGGGCAACGGGCGCTGGTTCGACAGCTACATCTGCGGGCTCGTCCCGAAGAACTACCTGCCCGCGGGCACACCTCCGGCCACCGGATGTGTGTCGCCCCGGCAGAGCCAGGGGAGCAGCCGATGA
- a CDS encoding MCE family protein, whose translation MNHTTRRFVGIGAGLVLVAGVTTTGVMALDSAGGHRITAYFDRATGLYAGSDLRILGVKVGRVDSVRPEGREVRVVLALDKGVKVPADARALIVAPSIVADRYVQLSPAYAGGPQLKDRATLAADRNATPVEVDQLYASVTQLATALGPKGANSKGALDDLLKTGAANLKGNGKAIGDSIEQFGKAAKTLDKSSGNLFDTLAYLQSFTTMLKGNDGKVHTAEQQLATVSGFLNDDKDDLGTALKELGTALGQVKTFIEENRGSLKKSVSRLRPITDTLVEQRASLAEMLDDAPLAAGNLLNAYDPVHRTIDGRGNLNEISMNGQLGGAGAASTAGTATGAAGGVPAGAGLDGLVPIQPSQRKSLPTLPLPAVGDVYGSPSRTAANPTAHKGAAR comes from the coding sequence ATGAACCACACCACCAGGCGGTTCGTGGGGATCGGGGCCGGGCTCGTCCTGGTCGCGGGAGTGACCACCACCGGGGTCATGGCCCTCGACAGCGCGGGAGGCCACCGGATCACCGCCTACTTCGACCGGGCCACCGGCCTCTACGCAGGCTCCGACCTGAGGATTCTCGGAGTCAAGGTGGGCCGGGTCGATTCCGTGCGGCCGGAGGGCCGGGAGGTACGGGTGGTCCTCGCCCTCGACAAGGGCGTGAAGGTGCCGGCCGACGCCCGCGCCCTGATCGTCGCGCCCAGCATCGTCGCCGACCGGTACGTCCAGCTGTCACCCGCGTACGCCGGCGGCCCGCAGCTCAAGGACCGGGCCACACTCGCGGCGGACCGCAACGCCACCCCCGTCGAGGTCGACCAGCTGTACGCGAGCGTCACCCAGCTGGCCACCGCACTCGGGCCGAAGGGCGCCAACTCGAAGGGTGCGCTGGACGATCTGCTCAAGACCGGCGCGGCCAACCTGAAGGGCAACGGCAAGGCGATCGGCGACTCGATCGAGCAGTTCGGCAAGGCGGCCAAGACACTCGACAAGAGCAGCGGCAACCTCTTCGACACCCTCGCCTACCTCCAGTCCTTCACCACGATGCTCAAGGGCAACGACGGAAAGGTGCACACGGCGGAACAGCAGCTCGCCACGGTCTCGGGCTTCCTCAACGACGACAAGGACGATCTCGGGACCGCCCTGAAGGAACTGGGCACCGCGCTCGGCCAGGTGAAGACCTTCATCGAGGAGAACCGCGGGTCCCTCAAGAAGAGCGTCAGCCGGCTGCGGCCCATCACCGACACGCTGGTCGAACAGCGGGCCTCGCTCGCCGAGATGCTGGATGACGCGCCGCTCGCGGCCGGGAACCTCCTCAACGCCTACGACCCCGTGCACCGCACCATCGACGGCCGGGGCAACCTCAACGAGATCAGCATGAACGGCCAACTCGGCGGTGCGGGCGCGGCGTCCACGGCCGGAACGGCGACCGGAGCCGCCGGCGGGGTCCCGGCCGGCGCGGGGCTCGACGGCCTGGTCCCCATACAGCCGTCACAGCGGAAGTCGCTGCCCACGCTGCCGCTCCCGGCGGTCGGTGACGTGTACGGGTCCCCGTCGAGGACGGCCGCGAATCCCACGGCACACAAGGGGGCCGCCCGATGA
- a CDS encoding MCE family protein encodes MSRTTASRTSRTSRTGIAAAVAMAVGCTVALGGCAAPSFSGIENLPLPGGADLGSHPYEITADFGDVLNLVPQAAVKVNDVAVGRVSRITLSPGSWSARVTMRVNGKVRLPRNAYAQLEQSSLLGEKFIQLTAPDKGASAGRLTDGQTIPISRTNRNPEVEEVFGALSLLLNGGGVQQLKTISTELNKTLGGREPQIRSTLQSVNTLVTSLDGHKSDITQALDGVNRLSATLATRKEKISKALTGLSPGLKVLEKQRGSLITMLKALDTLSGVAVDTVNKSKADMVADLKALAPTLRQLADSGKDLPDSLQVLFTYPFTDEVLRGVKGDYLNVYLDVTAVPGTRIVPPITLSGGGAQGGTTDGATASRKAGAATPPLPLPSLTAPSTEGGH; translated from the coding sequence ATGAGCCGGACCACTGCTTCCCGTACGTCCCGCACCTCGCGTACGGGCATCGCGGCCGCGGTCGCTATGGCCGTCGGCTGCACCGTTGCCCTCGGCGGCTGCGCGGCGCCGTCGTTCTCCGGCATCGAGAACCTGCCGCTGCCCGGTGGCGCCGACCTCGGCTCGCACCCGTACGAGATCACCGCGGACTTCGGCGATGTGCTGAATCTGGTCCCGCAGGCCGCGGTCAAGGTGAACGATGTGGCCGTCGGCCGGGTCTCCAGGATCACGCTCTCGCCGGGGAGCTGGTCGGCGCGGGTCACCATGCGGGTCAACGGCAAGGTGCGCCTGCCGCGGAACGCCTACGCCCAACTCGAACAGTCCAGCCTGCTCGGCGAGAAGTTCATCCAGCTCACCGCCCCCGACAAGGGCGCTTCGGCCGGCCGGCTCACCGACGGCCAGACCATCCCGATCTCGCGCACCAACCGCAACCCGGAGGTCGAGGAGGTCTTCGGCGCGCTCTCGCTGCTGCTCAACGGCGGCGGCGTCCAGCAGCTCAAGACCATCAGTACCGAACTCAACAAGACCCTGGGCGGCCGGGAGCCGCAGATCCGCTCCACGCTCCAGTCCGTCAACACCCTGGTGACCAGCCTGGACGGGCACAAGAGCGACATCACCCAGGCGCTCGACGGCGTCAACCGGCTCTCCGCGACGCTCGCCACCCGCAAGGAGAAGATCAGCAAGGCGCTCACCGGGCTCAGCCCCGGGCTGAAGGTGCTGGAGAAACAGCGCGGCTCCCTGATCACCATGCTCAAGGCGCTCGACACCCTCTCCGGGGTCGCCGTCGACACCGTGAACAAGAGCAAGGCCGACATGGTCGCCGACCTCAAGGCGCTCGCGCCGACGCTCCGGCAGCTCGCCGACTCCGGCAAGGACCTGCCCGACTCGCTGCAGGTGCTCTTCACGTACCCCTTCACCGATGAGGTGCTGCGCGGCGTGAAGGGCGACTACCTCAATGTCTATCTGGATGTGACGGCCGTGCCCGGGACCCGGATCGTTCCGCCGATCACCCTTTCGGGAGGAGGCGCGCAGGGAGGTACCACCGACGGGGCCACCGCGTCGCGGAAGGCGGGCGCCGCCACCCCGCCGCTGCCGCTGCCCTCCCTCACCGCCCCGTCCACGGAAGGCGGCCACTGA
- a CDS encoding MlaD family protein: protein MVTRATRLKNIAFLLIAVLVLGYLGARYADLGHLVGLRGYYVVKVELPETGGLFTHANVTYRGVSVGRVGPIRLTGDGVEADLRISDSAPPIPADLKASVANLSAVGEEYIDLRPAATGSPYLEDGSRIARADASIPAPVTNVLTSVNDLTSSVDLDALRTVVDESGAAFDGRGEDLQVLMDSSKDFLKAADKALPTDTKLMTDGETVLHTQTQEGEALKSFARGAKGLAGQLVESDTDLRALIAATPEAATQVSGLLRDLNPDLSVVVANLLTTSDVAVTRQRGTEELLVKLPAVAAAGATAINAKGARFGMAVTFFSPLPCTAGYGGTTYRNGLDTSATSELNTSARCTSPPSTGKEVRGSANAPGGGPLRAPAKPGSLLLGTDAGGSGSLPGALGTPALPAGGPTDLGGLLGLGGGA from the coding sequence ATGGTCACCAGGGCCACCCGGCTGAAGAACATCGCCTTCCTGCTGATCGCGGTGCTCGTCCTCGGCTACCTCGGCGCCCGCTACGCCGACCTCGGGCATCTGGTCGGGCTGCGCGGCTACTACGTGGTGAAGGTCGAACTCCCGGAGACCGGAGGCCTCTTCACCCACGCCAACGTCACCTACCGGGGCGTCTCGGTGGGCCGGGTCGGACCGATCCGGCTGACCGGTGACGGGGTGGAGGCCGACCTGCGGATCAGTGACTCGGCGCCCCCCATCCCCGCCGATCTCAAGGCGTCCGTCGCCAACCTGTCGGCGGTCGGCGAGGAGTACATCGACCTGCGGCCGGCCGCCACGGGCAGCCCGTACCTGGAGGACGGCTCCCGGATCGCCCGCGCCGACGCCAGCATCCCGGCCCCGGTGACCAACGTCCTCACCAGCGTCAACGACCTGACGTCCTCGGTGGATCTGGACGCGCTGCGCACGGTCGTGGACGAGTCGGGCGCCGCGTTCGACGGGCGCGGCGAGGACCTCCAGGTCCTGATGGACAGCAGCAAGGACTTCCTCAAGGCAGCGGACAAGGCGCTGCCCACCGACACCAAGCTGATGACCGACGGCGAGACGGTGCTCCACACCCAGACACAGGAGGGCGAAGCGCTGAAGTCCTTCGCCAGGGGCGCCAAGGGCCTTGCCGGACAGCTGGTGGAATCCGACACCGATCTGCGCGCGCTCATCGCGGCCACACCCGAGGCCGCGACACAGGTCAGCGGACTGCTCAGAGATCTGAACCCGGATCTGAGTGTGGTCGTCGCCAATCTGCTGACCACCTCCGACGTGGCGGTCACCCGGCAGCGCGGTACGGAGGAACTGCTGGTGAAACTGCCGGCGGTGGCCGCGGCCGGGGCGACGGCGATCAACGCCAAGGGAGCACGTTTCGGTATGGCCGTCACCTTCTTCTCGCCGCTGCCGTGCACCGCCGGGTACGGCGGGACGACGTACCGCAACGGCCTGGACACCAGCGCCACTTCGGAGCTCAACACCAGCGCCCGCTGCACCTCCCCGCCCAGTACCGGCAAGGAAGTGCGCGGTTCGGCGAACGCACCGGGCGGCGGCCCGCTCCGGGCACCCGCCAAGCCGGGATCCCTGCTCCTGGGCACGGACGCCGGAGGGTCGGGCTCACTCCCCGGCGCCCTGGGGACGCCCGCACTGCCCGCCGGCGGCCCCACCGATCTGGGCGGCCTGCTCGGTCTCGGAGGCGGCGCGTGA